In the genome of Anabaena cylindrica PCC 7122, the window CATGAAATCTTTTACGATGGGGGGCATACTGCCAATCGTAAACAAAGGTATCTTGATAAGCTTTGGCTAGTTGGGCATATTGTCCAAAATCTTGATAATATCCTTGGCGATCGCCTGTTAACAATGCGTGTAATGCATGGTGAAAGTCATCACTCCACTGGGCATCAAGTCCATAGCCGCCCAATTCTGCGGGGCGAATGATTTGGGGATTATTTAGGTCACTTTCGGCAATTAAATAACGTTTGCGATTAGCATTCTGGGAAAAGCTATGAATTGCTTCGGCTAGTTCCCATAAAAAATGTTTTGCGCCTAAATCGTAGATTGCTTGAATTGCATCCAGCCGCAAGGCATCAATATGAAACTCTCCTAACCAATACAGCGCATTCTGGATGAAATAGTGACGCACACCTTGACTATGGGCATCATCAAAATTCATCGCGTTGCCCCAAGGGGTTTTATAAGTTTTGGTAAAATAGGGGGCGAATTGACCCATGTAGTTACCTTCTGGGCCAAAGTGGTTATAAACTACATCCAGCACTACAGCAATACCATATTGATGGCAAGCATTCACCAGTTCCTTTAAATCCGCTGGTGTACCGTAGGAATTTTGCACAGCAAACGGGTAAACGCCGTCATATCCCCAGTTGCGGTATGCAAGAGTTGGTTCAATATGGGTATCTCCGGGAAACTGGGCAATGGGCATAAGTTCAATGGCGTTAATTCCCAGTTCTCTAAGTTCCGCTAGACGGGGAATAATAGCCGTGAACGTGCCTTCAGGTGTAAAGGTGCCCACGTGGAGTTCATAGAAAATCATCGATTCTAAAGGCACACCAGTCCAGTTGTCATCTGTCCAATTAAACTGAGGATCGACAACCTGCGACGGCCCGTGAACTCCTTCTGGTTGATACTGTGATGCCGGATCAGCAAAGGCGTTTTCTCCATCCAAAACATAGCGATAAAGCGTGTCTGGATATACATCATTTACCTTCGTCTGCCAGTATCCCTCTCTGTGGGGTTTGAGTGGAATTACTTGTTTCTGTGGTGTCAAAATTTGCACCGCGACACTATTTAGTGTTGGTGACCAAACTGTAAACTCACACTCTCCGTTACCCAAGTAGTTAGCACCAGTTCTCACGCAGTATCCTCCCGTTAGATAATGTGTGCCGAATTATGGCTTGACTTGTCGTTATCCCAATTCTTCAAAATCCAGCAACAGATTCAATGGTTTGGAAACCCAGATTTAAAGCAGTTTTCATGTATTTAGACCACGCACTGATATCTGTATTTCTTTCTTCCTTTGCGCCTAACGCACTTCGCGCTAGAGCCTCCGGCACGCTTCGCGATTGCGTGAGATATAAAAATGTGGTTCATTTACCTGAAAATTGCTGTAATCTGACTTTCTTACTTGTGAATTACGAATTGGTTAGGAAAAATCGCGCCAGATAGTATCATGGATGATCTAGCCGACAATTTCTAGCACCCACAGGCGGATTTTTTTTAGCCCAAAAGCTTGTGTATTCATCTATATAGAGAAGATGCGGTGAAAATACTCTATCAAATTGAGTAATTTTGTCAAATTATCATGAAATACTGCCTACGATTAGGGACGGGGTAAAATGAGCAAGTGCGACCTGAACTGGTCGTTTAGAACGCGGAACCTACTCTGCTAAGGGATTCACACCCCTTACCCTCACGAAAACGACTCTAAGAAAGAGTTTGGTCACGCCCAAGTAAGTAATGAAACAGGCGGAGTGCAGACCCCGAAAGTAGCCGTAACTAGTACCGTGCGGGTTTGAAACCTCTTGTTTGCGGTTTGAAAATTATGTTTGCAGTTTCATTTGCAAATAATGTGGTTTTGGAACCCCTCTTATTTGCAGTTATTGTGGTTTCAAAAATGCCTTGTTTGCAGTTTTATCTCTGGATGTTTGCAGTTCGCTACACCTATCTCCCCCCAAAATTTTTCGCTCTCCTTGATTATACAACGCCTAATTTCGCACTAATAATCATGTCGTTATAATCTAGATCACCACCACCAGGTAAATCTTCAAAACCAAAAACATTATTTCCTAGCATCCGAATATGGTCTTTCCCATCTGAATTAGCACCTAAATATGTAAAATAAACTTGAGGATCGTTGGCACTACTATTTATATCATCAGGATTACCATCAACGATTACAAATGGTGCATAGATAGCTCCACCTAGAAGTTGATCGTTGTATGTAGCACTACCTTGGTTACTAACAGTGAGGTCAATTCCTTGGATTCTTTTGTTAATGGCAGTTTGGATATAATTATCATCTCCTGGATTAATATCTGCCATACCATCACCATCAGTATCAATTCCTCCAACTTCATCTACAACTTGATAAAATCCCACATAATTATCATAAGCTGCTTCTCTAAATACAGAAAACTCAACATTGACCTTCTGATTAACATCCAAATCCTGTAAATGAATGACTTCCCCTTCTGGTTGATTTTGGGTTTTTGTTCCTATAATCATTGAATCAGTAGTAGATTGAACTCTAATTTCTAGATTATTCCAAGTAATACTAATTCCATCTGTTTCTAAATTCGATAAATTGTAAGAGATTTGGTCAGAAAATATCACTTTTTGGACGGAAGTGTTACCTCTGCGTACAGATTCTATAGTGCTATTTTCAACATAGAAAAATCTTACAGAGGCATCAGTATTAAATTCTACAAACTTTTGTACATCTGAGTTACTAAAACCATTGGGAAGATTAGTAATAGGAGAAAAGATAATTCTTCCTCTTGCTAATGCCGCTTCTGCATAACCATTTTCACCTGGTTTAAAACCATTGATAGAGCCATCTTCATCGTCAACCAAAACTATTCCTATTTCATTGACTGTGCTAGTGTTTTGATTTGTTAGAGTAATTTTTATTCTTAGATTTTGAGATTCTTCATCAGGATCATAGAAATAACCTAAACCTAATGGCAAAGCATACTGTAAACCATATTCGCTGGATAAAGCATTGGCATCTCGTCGGAGAATATCGTTATTAAAGTGCCGATTGTAGATTTCCCCATAGTTACCCACTGCTTTGATTGCATTAACCGCAAAGTCAAGGGGTAAAGCATATTCAGATTTGAGTTTGTTGGCAATAGTCGTATCTAAGCCAAGGAAATAATCAAGGGCAAAAGTTGAATTGTTAGTATCATCATCGTCGTTGTTATTAATAATTATTTGACTGATTTTTTGGTCAATATTGTCCTTATTAATGTCATATTCTTCAGCTTGGACTAAAGCCGTGTAAACCGCGCTTACAACATCCATCCACCGAGATTGATTTTCATCAATAACCATGGCGAGGGGTTCTTTAGACAGCACTTCATCTAGGACAAAATGTTCTTCTGGTTTGGAAAGAGTGGGAATAGCAGCACTTAGGAGAGGTAAGTCATTAGAAATAGCATCTACTCCTCCAGCTTCATAAGCAGTCAACATCTCAGCTTCTGTACTATAGGTGACAACTAAGGCCTTTGCACCTAATTCAAATAGTTTGTCTTTAATATTTTGCTCAGATGTTGTGTTTGCTACTACCCCAACTTTGCGACCGTTTAACATCGCTAGGTTAGAAATTCCGCTGTTCTTGCGTATCATAACCCCTTGACCTGTGTATAGATAGATGGGGGAATAGTCTACACCAAGGCTGGCATCTCTTACTAAATTATAGGTGGCTTGGCTAGCGGAGATATCTACAATCCCATTAGCTACATTAGTGAAGCGTTGAACATTATCTTGGACAACAAATTCTACTGCATCGGGATTACCAAATAAGGCTGCTGCGATCGCTCTACCCAAATCTACATCAAAGCCTTTAAATTCTCCATTATCTTCGGCTTGAGAAAAACCAGGAGCGTTTCCATTGATACCTACTTTGACAAATCCTCGCTCTAGCACTTCCTGAAGTACATCTCGATTGCCGTTATCTATTAGCTCTAAGTTGTCAATAACAGTACCAGAGAAGGGAGGAGAATAGAGGAGACCACCGTCTCTAGCCAGGAGGTTACGACCGCGTTGTAGCCCCTCAAAATGACGATTGTAGATTTCGGCATAGTTACCTACTTGTCTAACAATATTGACTGCAAAGTCATTGGGTAAACCAAGGGTAGTGCCTAAATCTCCTTCTATACCAAGAAAGCGGCGGATTTCTGGGGAAGAATCGTTGCTGGGATTAGCATCGGTGTTGATAGCCAGGAATTTATTGATATTTTCTGAATTAATGCCAAATTCTTCAGCTTGGATGGGTACATAAGTCGTCCATCGGATCACATCTCCTAGCTGGAAGTCATTTTCTGGGAAATATAGGGATATAGGAACTTTAGCAAACTCTACATCCAAAATTTGATGGTTATCAGGATCGGAGAGATTGGATAAATTTTCATAAATAACGGCACTATCGGTTGTGTAGGCATCTATTTCTTGGCGATCGTAAGCAGCTACCATTTTTTCAATGGAATCATAAAGCTTCTCAGAGTAATTGATTCCTTCAACAGATAAAGTATCGTATAGTGCTTCACGAGCTTGAGCTTCTAACTCAACTACTCCGATCATGCGCTCATTTAAATCCAGAGCATTATTTATCCCGCTATCTTTGCGTACCACTACCGCTTGATGATCGTAGAAATATACAGGACTTAAATCATTATCTTCTGGAATTAATACATTATTAATGTACCTAGTAGCTCCTATATCTTCCCCTGCTTCTACAATTTCAAATTTATCTGCATCACTAAACAGTACCGTAGAAATCGCACGGACAAACTCAAGGTCAAAGTCGGAACTAAATTCAGATTCTGTGACTAAGAGTTTACCTCGTGCAATGATGTCATCAAGAATAGTTATTTCGGGATTGTCAATCTTGATAACAGGATCAAGTTGGGGTGAGGTTGTGATTTCGCCGGTTATAGTATCTGTCAGCGAGATAAAAGTTGGTTGGTCAACTATTTCAATAATCTTGCTCAGTTCAGGGAAGTAAGAGTAAGTATCTCCTTTATTTTGAACTAGAGCCAGGTTTTCACCGTTGTAATCTAAAACTCCACTGATGAATCGGAACTTACTTAAATCAGTAATCCCAAAACCAGAAGCTGATACCTGGATTTTATCTCCCTGATCGGGATTGAAATCGAAGATGGTATCAAATCCTTCATTATCAGAACTAAAGTAGAATACATCTGCACCCGATCCACCATTGAGGAGGTCATCTCCTGT includes:
- the treZ gene encoding malto-oligosyltrehalose trehalohydrolase; amino-acid sequence: MRTGANYLGNGECEFTVWSPTLNSVAVQILTPQKQVIPLKPHREGYWQTKVNDVYPDTLYRYVLDGENAFADPASQYQPEGVHGPSQVVDPQFNWTDDNWTGVPLESMIFYELHVGTFTPEGTFTAIIPRLAELRELGINAIELMPIAQFPGDTHIEPTLAYRNWGYDGVYPFAVQNSYGTPADLKELVNACHQYGIAVVLDVVYNHFGPEGNYMGQFAPYFTKTYKTPWGNAMNFDDAHSQGVRHYFIQNALYWLGEFHIDALRLDAIQAIYDLGAKHFLWELAEAIHSFSQNANRKRYLIAESDLNNPQIIRPAELGGYGLDAQWSDDFHHALHALLTGDRQGYYQDFGQYAQLAKAYQDTFVYDWQYAPHRKRFHGISCRDRPPSQFSVCIQNHDQIGNQMKGDRLWERISFEGLKLAAGAVLLSPYLPLLFMGEEYGETAPFMYFVSHSDPDLIQAVRAGRKEEFEAFHYDEDPPDPESAETFLRCKLNWQLRNEGKHKVLLDWYRQLIDWRKTHPALLTQDRNSIQATSDEDKQIVIVRRASESSQVIFALNFNQSPITVTLPIEGTGHKRLDSADAQWAGFGSQAPDNLLVGQQLQLQPNSLVLYELD